The DNA sequence TGCGTCTAACTGTCAAGCTTATTGATAACTGGAGCAGTAATTTTATCGatgaaaatatagtaattgATGGTCACAGAGGAACTGTCCAGAAGGTTTTTTTGCACTCTTACATTCGGACAGATCGGTCACATGGTTTCAGGGCTCTACTTGTCATGGAAGACCATTCGCTGTTATTAGTACAACAAGGTGAAGTTGTGTGGAGTAGGGAAGATGGCCTTGCCTCTATTGTAAATGTAGTGACATCTGAACTGCCTGTTGAAAAAAAAGGCGTCTCTATAGCAAAGGTGGAGCACAATCTCATTGAATGGCTGCAGGTATGCAActctttcaaaatattatgaaCTAAATTATGAACAAGCGATAATGTTCTCTAagattaaaaaacattattatatacatAGTCAGCCTACTATTTGGTTCCTTTTACTCGGTAGTCTCTAgttcgaatattttattatttttcttgctCTGGTTAGTTGATTACAAACGAAATTTTGGTATTTCTTGAAATGTTTCCTACCTGACAAGATGCCCTTTGATATGTCCTGTTCTTCACAGGGACATCTGCTGAAACTCAAGGGGACTTTAATGATTGCAAGCCCTGAGGATGTAGCAGCTATTCAAAATATGAGGTTGAAGAGTACTGACAAGAGCAAAATGAGTCGGGATCACAATGGATTCCGAAAACTGCTTATTGTTCTAACTAAATCAGGAAAACTCTTTGCATTGCACTCTGGAGACGGCCGCATTGTCTGGTCTCGTTTACTGCAAGCTTCCCATAAATCAGAAGCTTGTCCTCCAAGATGGCTCAATATTTATCAATGGCAAGACCCCCACCATCGTGCCATGGATGAGAATCCATCTGTGCTCGTAGTAGGCCGTTGTGGACAAAGTATGGATGGACCAGGTTTACTTTCATTTGTTGACACTTACACGGGGAGGGAGATTCGTTCATCGAGCCAGATTCACTCGGTTTTACAAGTTATTCCACTTCCATTTACTGATTCAACAGAGCAACGCCTCCATATTTTAATAGATGCTCAGAGCCGTGCTCATTTGTATCCACAAACCTCTGAAGCTATTAGTATTCTGCAATCAGAATTTTCAAACGTATACTGGTATTCAGTTGAAGCTGACAGTGGCGTCATTAAAGGACATTCGTTGAAAAGAAACTGTATCGATGTAGCGGATGACTACTGCTTCGAGAGCAAGGATGTTTGGTCGATTATACTTCCATCCGAGACAGAGAAAATCATTGCGACTGCTGCACGAAAATTAAATGAGGTTAGACACTATAATTTTGTGGATTAGTCCATAAGATATTTTTCTTGGTAATCTATTTACTTATCATTTCATTTGCCAATGCATTTTTTGAAGTACTGTGGCGTGTTTgtttaagtattttaatacCTCTCTGTCCTTATAGcaaatatttatgtaattttcatattctaggTGGTTCATACGCAAGCAAAGGTTGTAGCAGACCAAGATGTGATGTACaaatatatatcaaaaaaTCTGCTCTTCTTGGCAACTGTTGCACCAAAAAGCAGTGGTGAAATTGGAACTACTACCCCAGAGGATTCCTGGTTGGTTGTATATGTTATCGACATTGTTAATGGTCGTATATTACATCGTATGACCCATCATGGTTCAACGGGTCCCGTCCATGCCGTGAGTTCACCAATCTAATTGCCCACTTCCATTGTGTATAGATGAAATGTTCTCACGAAATTTGTATCTTATGTAGGTATTTAGTGAGAACTGGGTTGTCTATCACTACTTCAATCTTAAAGCACACAGATACGAGATGTCGGTAGTCGAAATTTATGATCAATCTCGTGCGGTATGTGAATGTGTACTAAGATTTTTATGACATGATCGATGCTCTATGTAGATTCACATCATCTGAGACAATTTATTTTGCAGGACAACATAGATGTTTGGAAGCTTATTATTGGAAAGCATAACCTGACTTCGCCAATTTCGTCATATTCTCGACCCGAAATTTTGGCCAAATCACAATCCTACTTCTTCACTCATTCTGTGAAAGCAATATCAGTTACATCAACATCTAAGGGTATAACATCAAAGCAGCTTCTGATTGGTACAATAAACGATCAGGTTAACTTCTGAAACACGTGATTGCTTGGTCTTTGTTCCTCATTTCGATATCTTTTGCGGGATGTGCTAAATGTGAGTCATTGCAGATTTTGGCTCTCGACAAACGTTACTTAGATCCTCGACGGTCTATCAATCCCACACAAgcggagaaggaagaaggcgTTATACCTCTTACCGATTCCTTGCCTATCATTCCTCAGGTGTGTTGNCGTGCGGTATGTGAATGTGTACTAAGATTTTTATGACATGATCGATGCTCTATGTAGATTCACATCATCTGAGACAATTTATTTTGCAGGACAACATAGATGTTTGGAAGCTTATTATTGGAAAGCATAACCTGACTTCGCCAATTTCGTCATATTCTCGACCCGAAATTTTGGCCAAGTCACAATCCTACTTCTTCACTCATTCTGTGAAAGCAATATCAGTTACATCAACATCTAAGGGTATAACATCAAAGCAGCTTCTGATTGGTACAATAAACGATCAGGTTAACTTCTGAAACACGTGATTGCTTGGTCTTTGTTCCTCATTTCGATATCTTTTGCGGGATGTGCTAAATGTGAGTCATTGCAGATTTTGGCTCTCGACAAACGTTACTTAGATCCTCGACGGTCTATCAATCCCACACAAGctgagaaggaagaaggcgTTATACCTCTTACCGATTCCTTGCCTATCATTCCTCAGGTGTGTTTATCTTGCATTTTGCCTATCATTTCTCAAATTACTCCTAGAATTATTAAGTGACATTAGGATATTAGATATCAACTAGAAGATAGAAATCCTTGGATTTACAAAGTAATTGGAAGCCATCGCTTTTGATAACCAATGTGGACCAGACTTAATTGTCTGCAGCATTTCATTAAGCTGGCATAATTGGTTCGGACTGGGTTGTGTTTTTGTGCAGACCTACGCAACGCACGCACTTCAAGTCGAAGGTCTTCGAGGTGTCGTGACTATACCAGCCAAGTTGGAGTCGACAACCCTTGCATTTGCATACGGAGTGGATCTCTTCTTTACCCGGATTACGCCCTCAAGAACATATGATTCGCTAACCGAAGATTTCAGCTACGCTCTACTTCTCATAACTATCGTCGCTCTCGTGATCGCCATCTTTGCAACATGGGTTTTTTCTGAGAGGAAAGAGCTCCAAGATAAGTGGAAGTGATCTCCCTCAAAGAtactaattttcatttcaggATAGTTTATAAATCCTTCATGTATCTCTTATTTTAGGCACGCCAAGCTTTAGTCATCCTCTTTTCTGTTCAGCTCGCaagttcatcatcatcatcagcaTCTTTTTGCttagatttataaattaatttcttcgAATATAGATGGACTATGACTTTGCTAGTTTCTTACTATTTGATTTTATGCttgtttttgtaataaaacACATATTTTGACTGTCCTTTTCAGGTGATAAAAGTACAATTTTTGGAATTGATCCCGATCCCTAAGAggctttgtttttattttattgtttaaattacaattttgtttcctatagttttcaaaagttaaatttttgtttagggtttatgaaaattttatccaCTTGTGAACAACAAGTCGGTTGTAAGAAATTCGGACGTTGCGGATAATGTCGGTATATGTTTGGGCCTCGAGTCACGTAGTGAGAAAAGATTTTGGAAACGaataatttgaagaattgaagaaaacaattaggaaataaaagaaatggcTTAAATAGTATATAACTCAGAATAGGAAAAAGTGACGTCTACACTcacccttcaacaagcctatctttgcCACTTGTCTATTTGGTGTTTCTATATTGCTTATGTCTCGTTTCCTCTTTAATGCATATGTTAcatggtgtgttggatgattgCACCGTCCTCTTCGATTGCATTGTGACATTCTTCTATGTCCATACGTGGCTGGATGGGTGCCTCTTGAAGGTAACCACTACATGGTGTATTGGATGATGCACCGTCCTCTTCGATCGCATCGTGCCATTCTTCTATGTCCATACGTGGCCGGATGAGCGCCTCTTTTGATTGCATCATGACATTCTTCTATGATACGTGGCCGGATGGGTGCCTCTTGAAGGTAACCACTACATGGTGTGTTGAATGATGCATCGTCCTCTTCGATTGCATCGTGGCATTCTTCTATGTCCATACGTGGCCGGATGAGCGCCTCCCGAAGGTAACCAGAGAACTATTTAgtttcatataaattatagaGTGGTAATTTAACTGATTTTCTTAAGCctacaaaaaattaatttcaaaccattataaaaaattaaactttgtCATGCATTtgcattaaatataaataataggTTGTTTGAGAAGTTTGAATTCATATAATCcccataaaattaataattaattaagaatttttcctgtaagaagaacaagagagtAAATATGAGAAACTCTTCAAGCCTACTTCTAAAGTAAATCAGGGCTTGATCTGTTCTTATAATGAAGAGTTCGTCCAAATTTGAAGTCTTCAGCTCCAATCATGTATATATTTCCTGCTTCCGGCAAGCTAAAATCGGCAGGATTTTTGTTGACGCTACATATTTCAGTCTCAAAACTGCTTTTCTGGCTTTGCAGAGTTCTAGTATCGGCCATGGATTTGCATTCCTTGGAGTTTCTTCCAATCTGCTGCACCAACGCTTCGGCATTAGGTACTTTTACCACTCCTTTCTGTATGCGATTATCAGGAAATGTTCTACACGTAGATCGAACCGAGCATTTCATGTTCTTCGCGCTATTTCGAGTCTTGAAGACAGCCTGACCGGAAAAATTGGTATTGGTTCCAAATCCTCTACTATGCTGGAAGTTACTAGCAGATGCAGTGGTTGCAGGAGTATGAACTTCATCATGAACAGCAGAATTGACAGAAACCTCGTTGCGTTCTAGTGGACGAGGAATCGGAGGTTTCTTCGATGATTTTCGCGTCCGACCTCCAGTCGTGTGTTCATTCGATCGCATTCCGGAATCCATGAGGCTAAGTAAGTGCATTGCTAATATGCTTTCGTTTGAGTACAACTCCAATGATCCAACCATATTTTGATGAAGCTCAACCTCATTAGAACGTCGACAAAATGAACTCGCTGCTAATTTCTGTGCCTTCGCATTTCCCATCTGTAATGATCTAGGGCTTGAGATGATTTCTCTGCCGGTAGAATGCGCCGGAAATCTCTGAAATCCGTTCGTCAGATGATCTGgtatcaaagaagaagaagaacaccATGTATGAGCTGCTTCTTTATTCCGTTCTGAAACAGGCAAATGGTCTATTGTTCCATTGCGTTGTTTAAACTCGGTACAACTTAGCCATTTGGATCCGATGGAAGAACATTGAATACCATTAGATGATTGTTCTTGAGAACGAACAGAAGCATTATTATGCCAAAGCGTATGATTCTGCTGCAGGTGGTTCGTGTCGAAGCGAGATTCTTCGCCATTAGTTCGACGATTAGGAAGACGTCTTTCATACTGATTCTTCGCCATTAATTCGACGATTTCCATGGGGATATCATCAGAAGTCCCACTGTCAGATGCCAGGTACACTCTCTGGTTAATCCGTTTACTCTTTATAGCCATAGGTTCCTGAGGTTCAATAGTTCTTTTACCATTGCTTCCACTGCATATATcctgttcataaattttatgcaAGAAATGGAATTCTGTGAAGCACTCATCATAGACTAAGAAcacatcaaaatgaaaacaaagaagaataaaagaattgtgtcgattggagaggagaacgaaacaccctttataagggtgtggaaacctctccataaccgatgcgttttaaaaaccttgagggaaagcctgaaaggaaaagcccaaagaggacaatatctgctagcggtggaactgggtcgttacaagaaCTAAGTGGGGAAATAAAGGATATTAGGGATATTCTAATGCGTCTTTAAGCACATACCTTTTGCTGCAGTAGCGACCAGCTATTATCTGTCACATTTCGTCTTGGAATAGGCATACTCGAGTTGTTCGGCACACGATCGACCCGTTGACAGtagaaaatatttgtttcaGCATTTTTCCTTATAGATTTACTTATTCTGGGAGTGTCATCTTGCTCAGGCAGAAAAGTAGGCAGCTCGTTTTCTTCTCGACGACAGATTCTTTTGTGATCCCTTTGTGGATTTGAATAGCTAtggaaagaaagatgaaactcTCTGTCATTGTTCGTATCGTTTTCATATCGAAAACGATGAGCTTTAGTCATACTTTTCATGGCTTCCACATCTTTCAGTGTAGCTAAATCCTTCCTAGTCATTCCATTGTTCCAAGAAACTAACCCAGCAGGGCCTTCAACCATCAGAGGATCCTGGCTTGAGTTTGTGTTCTTAGATGTGCTAGATTTAGACTCCATGGCATTCATTGATATTGAATATAGAGCTCTATGTGCCATAATGGCAGCATTATCCAATGCTTCTTCATCACTTCGATATTCCGTTATCGCCCGAGTTTGGCATCGGTCTTGAACTTTAGATGGCACTGAGGACACAAAGTATGGATCAACCACTGGACACTTTTTACtgttcttctttcttgaacTTCTGTTTCCATCCACTTTGTAGCTGCTCCAAAGGTCTTTCATGGTCCTTTTGATTCCAGGCAGAGCATTTCCAGTTCCTAAACTAGAAACAGAGTTTTCTAACTCCCCCCTCCATGCTTGAATTTGCTTATCCACATTAGAAGACGAGGGAATCCGATCTCGATGCCTGCTCTTTCCGATCTGGGGCAACCTTCTTTGCCTTTTATGATCTGAATTCCAAATATTTTCCCCCATTGTTACCAGACATTTGGAAGCATACGTCGCGTCTACCTGCGCAGACGCCTCGGGCGTCCCGTTGGATGGATAACTTTGAACATGTTTATTAGCCTTCATATTCCCATTTTCTCCTAGTAATTCAGTCAACAGACGAGTCTTTGGAGTTCTTCGACGATGACGAGGACGATTTCCAGCTGTTTCAGCGCTTTCAGATGATGAAATTGTGCTTTCATTTGATTCCATGGAAGCATCTCCCTTGTCTTGAAGTTTATCAGCACGACATGCTCGGTCGATGTCGACCGTACTGTCATTCTCTGATGCCACCAAGGTTAACTGTCCATTTAGATGATCTGCAGGAGTTTGCTTTCGCAGCATAATAGGAGAAAAGAGTGTACTAGTACAGTAGTCTGcaacttcaaatttcttttccttttcatcacAGCTAGAGCGTTGGCAACTCGAATTCGAGGCATCGTCAACAACTGTTCTTCCATCGACCACATCTTGTTTCGGAGCTTTCAAGGAAGCAATCGAATAGTGTTCGAGGCTGTGATAGCTATCAAAGACAAAACCTTCTGCAGCTTTATCAGAGCTATCTTGCCAACGACTTTTACGATGCTGCGCATCGAAGCTCGGATCATACACAGGTGGGGCTGAGATATGGATATCATCAAGATCAGAAAATGGCCAACAGATCTTCCAATCCTTTTTGCTCATATCAGATACATAACCACTGTTACATTCATAGATTCAATAAGGAAAAGGGTAGCTACCTCACTTAGCTTGGATAAATTCATTATGATCATCAAATCTTATTGCATAAACTCTACAAACAAACCCGTCATTACGACTACAATATCACCACGTAAGAGCTTTACGTAAGAGTAGGAATTCGAACTTTTGACCTTTCGATCTATTTTAAACTCTTAACTAATTAAACTATGCTTGGGTTAAATGTACATGATATTTTCATCGTCATCCACTGATTGTCACTACTCTCATTCTAAATCTCAGTTCGAATCTCACATGGGCACTACTCTAGCATCTAGGTTCGAATTCCCTCCCTTACAATACAATATGTTTGAGCATAAAGTCCGTAACCCAAAACCTAGGAAACAACTGCATACAAAGTTACGAGCCAACATGAACATATATAACTGAATAATCAAGACATCTCTACCTTCTTTAAATAAGTCGTAAAATGTTATGTtcttacaaaacaaaaaatacacATTAACATAACTACGTGTTTATGGTAGCAAAGTCGTCGAAGCTTACCGTATAGAGAACCGTTTGCACTTCTGGCCATCACATTTATCATTGGAGCTAAATAGATCAATATATATAGAGTcaatttgaatgaatttttCTGCAGCCTTGGAATCATCAGTCCCATGATTGTTCTCTTCCATCACATTAATCCTAAGGATCATACACAAATTCCCCGTTCAAGNtatatatatatatatatatatatatatatatatatatatactattattattattattattaagattaaataaataggaaCCGATTTGGCACATAAAATAACAGTCGCTAACACTGTAGCACgaaagaaaaccctaattttggaACATttgtgtaatatatatatataaattattaaaattctttGGTTTAACggtaattcaataatttatacgctaaaaatagaattaggGCTTTGCCacattacaaatttaattcaaaatttcaatacaAATATCCAAAACAATACATAAAATTTAGCGAAAATGAGTGAATTTCGAAagtaaatggtaaaaaaaaaaaaaatagtaataaaaaaaatctggTGAAAATTGAGCTAAAGTTCCTAAATATTTTAAGCAGAAACCGAATCATTATCCGTTTTTTActggaaaaaaattgaaacagatgaaaataaaaattagagtaAAAAGCGCGAAGATGTTACCGGCCGGAATCCATCAGAAAACGGCGTCGTTTGGCGTCACCTCCGATCCAATTCACGGCGAAACTGTGTACCGAGAAAGCATTGCTCAGACGGTATGGATGAATTAGACACTCGCCGATGAAGAATTCAAGCTCAAACCcctttagagagagagagagaattttttgtgttttagagagagaatgtTTGTgggtttatttattaatttattttgttttttttattttattttggtttttgtggTAAGAAAACTGCCCATGCGGTTGCCATGTCACCtacatgagagagaaagaagtaGGTTGCGACCAATAAGAAGTTGCCACTTGGCTGTGAGTTCGGGTTCTTCGaaaagaaaccctaaaaatcGAGAGTGTTATTACACGCTCGGTTGAAGAGCGTGGGGCTTGTTTTTTAGCAATGTGCCTTGTCTTATCATGGATAAAGAATGATGCCTTGGCACATACGATGAATTTAATTGGTTCGTGTCATCACGCGACATTGAGGCGCGTGGCTCTACAATTCAACTGTTGAAACcctagtttcttttttattgtcaattttagaatttaattatgataaaatgttataagaaatacttatccgtgttttattaaaatttaatgctaattttaacttaatcaaatttataatttaatctttaatttttaagccACATAAATAGTTCATTCTCActgtttgaatttaaatttggatcattaattaaaaaattatgaccgaacaaatttaaacttcaattaagaaaaaaaaatagcgggattattaaactatatttatgtaataaaaaattagtttaaattaattcgaTATACGAACGTATACATCATAACTAGCATATATAAACTTGAATTATTCAACCATATCTTATCTTAATCCACTagggtttatatatatatattttcaaatttttattattttcaaactacttaaaaattaaaattaaaaagaaataaagaaataatggtaggtgatttttttaaaaaatttaataacaaaatcatttttttaagccaaatttaaatatttattgtagTGATGGTTTAAACAACATATTAATTgtatatctaaaattaaactcGTACTTTTATACCCATTATAtggtataaaattaattaagttgacttttactaattaatatattagaataatttaatatttaaactaaataaattaatattttctcaaatAGGTACGACGTTCTTtattagttaaaattttaaattttcaaaaaaaaaaaaatagtggaaatttttatataaaatttcgatattttttaattaaagaaaaatattatagaaattaaatagaaaattaaattagcttGATTAAACCCTACCTAACTTATTGAAGACGTGataatgaattattattttatatttaaatgttagttaattagttattaatttttaattaattaactctTAATTAGTATTTTCCTTATATTTAGTAATTTACTGACTTTATTGTAAGGCTATAATGAGTGGTAGGTgtgattattttataaatttatgagaGGAGACAAGTTTAAATCTCCACCtctattatttgtttttaagaattttgtggtataattattttataactttttaagaggagataaatttaaactttaggTACGTATGTACGGtatagtttatttaaaaaaggcTGATGTCGGAGCTGAAGAGCAAAGCAACTTGATCGACAGGGAGAGGCGTTCACATCTTTTCTATTTGGCATAAGTCTATCTTGTTGgaccattaatttaattatttttttaacatatattttaaaaaaaaccttggccatataaatttaaacaattaaattataataaattgatgTTGAATAccgatataaaaataattgaaattatatgttcatttttgtgatgtcccatgttggttggggaggagaacagaaCACccttttacaagggtgtgcAAATGTttcagacgcgttttaaagtattgatgggaagcccgaaagggaaagcccaaaaaagacaatatctgctagcggtggatctgggccgttacaaatggtattagagccagacatttgatgatgtgccaaccttctcgCCCTTCCTTGaagggagtagacacgaggcggggtgccaacgagaatgctgggcctcgaagggggtgcaatggaagagaacaaaacaccttttataagggcgtggaaacctcccctagcagaagtgttttaaaaccaagaaaacccaaagatgaTAATATCTGCCGAACACTTGATTAATTACTacaacttatttttaaaaaaaataaagttcaaGTAAAGAtctaacatttaaaattacaaaattcatattgataatataaatttgttattaatgaacttacaacaataataaataataataataaaaaaaataacaaaatgtaaattaaattacaatttatttcGGTacttaaaattgtatttatttggtatttagttttttactttcaaaatttaagctaataaatttatttattttgcaatctacttttaacaaatatttaaaaaaatctaaattaaattgtgatactaaacaaatagaaaaaaaaaatatttttttttaaatataatttatatttcgGACAAAATCCAATTTATTTCAACATTGATTAAAACACCCTATTTTAATAAGCACCTTTAACAATACATTATTTTCAACATAATCTTTTCTGAAAAAAAGGatacattaaattaattaaaaagaaatctaaaaaaaaaagtaaaatttattctagtgaataaaaaagaagagaaagcaCACAGAAGATGGAATGTGGTGTTATTTTACATCAGACGTCTGGATTGtcaaatttgttgttttgtgaCCAATTTCAACACATTTTTTGTAGTCTCCTTTGATGACAGCAGCAATGTCAAATTCAAATGGTTGGCAAAGAAGCCACAGAAAGATATCATCAGCCCTTTTTGGGCATTGCAGCAAGCCTTGTGTACATCCTTGCCATGGATTGATATCCTCGAACATCGCCCGAACGCAGAAGATTTCCTATAAACACCCATGCAATCAATTAGAAGATTAGAAGGTCAATGGCAACCGCCTCTCGAAAATGCATTACTTCATATGTATG is a window from the Cucurbita pepo subsp. pepo cultivar mu-cu-16 chromosome LG07, ASM280686v2, whole genome shotgun sequence genome containing:
- the LOC111799317 gene encoding protein EMBRYONIC FLOWER 1-like isoform X2; the protein is MDSGRINVMEENNHGTDDSKAAEKFIQIDSIYIDLFSSNDKCDGQKCKRFSIRGYVSDMSKKDWKICWPFSDLDDIHISAPPVYDPSFDAQHRKSRWQDSSDKAAEGFVFDSYHSLEHYSIASLKAPKQDVVDGRTVVDDASNSSCQRSSCDEKEKKFEVADYCTSTLFSPIMLRKQTPADHLNGQLTLVASENDSTVDIDRACRADKLQDKGDASMESNESTISSSESAETAGNRPRHRRRTPKTRLLTELLGENGNMKANKHVQSYPSNGTPEASAQVDATYASKCLVTMGENIWNSDHKRQRRLPQIGKSRHRDRIPSSSNVDKQIQAWRGELENSVSSLGTGNALPGIKRTMKDLWSSYKVDGNRSSRKKNSKKCPVVDPYFVSSVPSKVQDRCQTRAITEYRSDEEALDNAAIMAHRALYSISMNAMESKSSTSKNTNSSQDPLMVEGPAGLVSWNNGMTRKDLATLKDVEAMKSMTKAHRFRYENDTNNDREFHLSFHSYSNPQRDHKRICRREENELPTFLPEQDDTPRISKSIRKNAETNIFYCQRVDRVPNNSSMPIPRRNVTDNSWSLLQQKDICSGSNGKRTIEPQEPMAIKSKRINQRVYLASDSGTSDDIPMEIVELMAKNQYERRLPNRRTNGEESRFDTNHLQQNHTLWHNNASVRSQEQSSNGIQCSSIGSKWLSCTEFKQRNGTIDHLPVSERNKEAAHTWCSSSSLIPDHLTNGFQRFPAHSTGREIISSPRSLQMGNAKAQKLAASSFCRRSNEVELHQNMVGSLELYSNESILAMHLLSLMDSGMRSNEHTTGGRTRKSSKKPPIPRPLERNEVSVNSAVHDEVHTPATTASASNFQHSRGFGTNTNFSGQAVFKTRNSAKNMKCSVRSTCRTFPDNRIQKGVVKVPNAEALVQQIGRNSKECKSMADTRTLQSQKSSFETEICSVNKNPADFSLPEAGNIYMIGAEDFKFGRTLHYKNRSSPDLL
- the LOC111799317 gene encoding protein EMBRYONIC FLOWER 1-like isoform X3, yielding MSKKDWKICWPFSDLDDIHISAPPVYDPSFDAQHRKSRWQDSSDKAAEGFVFDSYHSLEHYSIASLKAPKQDVVDGRTVVDDASNSSCQRSSCDEKEKKFEVADYCTSTLFSPIMLRKQTPADHLNGQLTLVASENDSTVDIDRACRADKLQDKGDASMESNESTISSSESAETAGNRPRHRRRTPKTRLLTELLGENGNMKANKHVQSYPSNGTPEASAQVDATYASKCLVTMGENIWNSDHKRQRRLPQIGKSRHRDRIPSSSNVDKQIQAWRGELENSVSSLGTGNALPGIKRTMKDLWSSYKVDGNRSSRKKNSKKCPVVDPYFVSSVPSKVQDRCQTRAITEYRSDEEALDNAAIMAHRALYSISMNAMESKSSTSKNTNSSQDPLMVEGPAGLVSWNNGMTRKDLATLKDVEAMKSMTKAHRFRYENDTNNDREFHLSFHSYSNPQRDHKRICRREENELPTFLPEQDDTPRISKSIRKNAETNIFYCQRVDRVPNNSSMPIPRRNVTDNSWSLLQQKDICSGSNGKRTIEPQEPMAIKSKRINQRVYLASDSGTSDDIPMEIVELMAKNQYERRLPNRRTNGEESRFDTNHLQQNHTLWHNNASVRSQEQSSNGIQCSSIGSKWLSCTEFKQRNGTIDHLPVSERNKEAAHTWCSSSSLIPDHLTNGFQRFPAHSTGREIISSPRSLQMGNAKAQKLAASSFCRRSNEVELHQNMVGSLELYSNESILAMHLLSLMDSGMRSNEHTTGGRTRKSSKKPPIPRPLERNEVSVNSAVHDEVHTPATTASASNFQHSRGFGTNTNFSGQAVFKTRNSAKNMKCSVRSTCRTFPDNRIQKGVVKVPNAEALVQQIGRNSKECKSMADTRTLQSQKSSFETEICSVNKNPADFSLPEAGNIYMIGAEDFKFGRTLHYKNRSSPDLL
- the LOC111799317 gene encoding protein EMBRYONIC FLOWER 1-like isoform X1, which codes for MDSGRINVMEENNHGTDDSKAAEKFIQIDSIYIDLFSSNDKCDGQKCKRFSIRSGYVSDMSKKDWKICWPFSDLDDIHISAPPVYDPSFDAQHRKSRWQDSSDKAAEGFVFDSYHSLEHYSIASLKAPKQDVVDGRTVVDDASNSSCQRSSCDEKEKKFEVADYCTSTLFSPIMLRKQTPADHLNGQLTLVASENDSTVDIDRACRADKLQDKGDASMESNESTISSSESAETAGNRPRHRRRTPKTRLLTELLGENGNMKANKHVQSYPSNGTPEASAQVDATYASKCLVTMGENIWNSDHKRQRRLPQIGKSRHRDRIPSSSNVDKQIQAWRGELENSVSSLGTGNALPGIKRTMKDLWSSYKVDGNRSSRKKNSKKCPVVDPYFVSSVPSKVQDRCQTRAITEYRSDEEALDNAAIMAHRALYSISMNAMESKSSTSKNTNSSQDPLMVEGPAGLVSWNNGMTRKDLATLKDVEAMKSMTKAHRFRYENDTNNDREFHLSFHSYSNPQRDHKRICRREENELPTFLPEQDDTPRISKSIRKNAETNIFYCQRVDRVPNNSSMPIPRRNVTDNSWSLLQQKDICSGSNGKRTIEPQEPMAIKSKRINQRVYLASDSGTSDDIPMEIVELMAKNQYERRLPNRRTNGEESRFDTNHLQQNHTLWHNNASVRSQEQSSNGIQCSSIGSKWLSCTEFKQRNGTIDHLPVSERNKEAAHTWCSSSSLIPDHLTNGFQRFPAHSTGREIISSPRSLQMGNAKAQKLAASSFCRRSNEVELHQNMVGSLELYSNESILAMHLLSLMDSGMRSNEHTTGGRTRKSSKKPPIPRPLERNEVSVNSAVHDEVHTPATTASASNFQHSRGFGTNTNFSGQAVFKTRNSAKNMKCSVRSTCRTFPDNRIQKGVVKVPNAEALVQQIGRNSKECKSMADTRTLQSQKSSFETEICSVNKNPADFSLPEAGNIYMIGAEDFKFGRTLHYKNRSSPDLL